The Bacteroidota bacterium genome includes a region encoding these proteins:
- a CDS encoding choice-of-anchor B family protein, which translates to MKLKIFTPLTILFLSFGFQVKAQLNVELLGHLDYGGDQLSNLTGWASGTGKEYAIVGTYNGTSIVDVTDPASPNEVQFVDGNNSIWREVRTWSNYAYVVTENGGGLLCIDLSGLPFTIDFNYTDCGVGLETGHTVFADENGVVHVFGSNLGNGGDQMFDANTDPMNPTYLGEVEDWYIHDGFVRGDTLWAGNIYEGQFSVWDISDKTSPDLLATQITPYEFTHNVWLTDDNKYLFSTDEVTNATVASYDVSDLTDIKELGQFRANPGTSSIPHNTMVVGDFLVTAYYRDGVIITDAHYPDNMIKTGNYDTSPLSGDGFNGCWGSWPYLPSGNIIASDMEEGLFILGPTYVSACYLEGLVTDLETGAPIFGAEVSFTAVGVVDATTNLTGDYHTGIFASGLYDITFSKTGYADLTIPSVNLSNGVVTIVNAELDPLVTFAISGQITDMVSGVGIANADVLFRSPAYTFQTVTDGSGNYTLPSVYEDSYTMFSGKWGHVTDDADVDVIPGGVYSMTLASGFYDDFIFQNDWIVSGTSDVGVWEKMSHLAQIPVPSNQILN; encoded by the coding sequence ATGAAACTTAAAATTTTTACTCCTCTTACAATTCTGTTTTTATCTTTTGGTTTTCAGGTTAAAGCACAGTTAAATGTAGAATTACTCGGTCACCTTGATTATGGTGGCGATCAACTTTCAAATCTTACAGGCTGGGCAAGCGGTACGGGTAAGGAATATGCAATTGTGGGCACCTACAACGGAACTTCCATTGTTGATGTAACCGATCCTGCTTCGCCAAATGAAGTACAATTTGTAGATGGAAATAATAGTATCTGGCGCGAAGTGCGCACCTGGAGCAATTATGCTTATGTTGTTACTGAAAACGGCGGCGGATTATTATGTATCGATCTTTCAGGACTTCCTTTTACAATTGATTTCAATTATACCGATTGTGGTGTTGGTTTAGAAACCGGCCATACTGTTTTTGCTGATGAGAATGGGGTTGTGCACGTTTTCGGCTCAAATCTCGGAAACGGCGGTGACCAGATGTTCGATGCAAATACGGATCCAATGAACCCAACCTATTTAGGAGAAGTTGAGGATTGGTACATTCACGACGGGTTTGTGAGAGGCGATACGCTTTGGGCTGGTAATATTTATGAAGGACAGTTCTCTGTTTGGGATATCTCAGATAAAACCTCTCCCGATCTTTTGGCAACTCAAATAACTCCTTACGAATTTACCCATAATGTTTGGTTAACCGACGATAACAAATATCTTTTCTCCACCGATGAAGTTACCAATGCTACTGTAGCTTCCTATGATGTATCTGATCTTACAGATATTAAGGAACTCGGCCAGTTCAGAGCAAATCCGGGTACGAGTTCAATCCCACATAATACAATGGTTGTGGGTGATTTTTTAGTTACTGCATATTATCGCGATGGAGTTATCATTACCGATGCTCATTATCCTGATAACATGATAAAAACAGGAAATTATGACACCTCTCCCCTTTCCGGCGATGGGTTTAACGGATGCTGGGGTTCATGGCCTTATCTTCCTTCAGGAAATATTATAGCAAGCGACATGGAGGAAGGATTATTTATTTTGGGACCTACCTATGTTTCTGCATGTTATTTGGAAGGTTTAGTTACCGATTTAGAAACAGGTGCACCCATTTTTGGAGCGGAAGTTAGTTTTACCGCAGTAGGTGTTGTAGATGCAACAACTAATTTAACCGGAGATTATCACACAGGTATTTTTGCATCGGGTTTATATGATATTACTTTTTCGAAAACAGGATATGCTGATCTCACAATTCCTTCTGTAAATTTATCAAACGGTGTAGTTACAATAGTTAATGCAGAACTAGACCCTCTTGTAACTTTTGCAATTAGCGGTCAGATCACTGATATGGTTTCCGGAGTTGGTATAGCAAATGCGGATGTATTATTCAGAAGTCCGGCTTATACTTTTCAAACTGTGACCGACGGCTCAGGAAATTATACTCTTCCATCGGTGTATGAAGATTCTTATACTATGTTTTCAGGGAAATGGGGTCATGTAACTGATGATGCGGATGTGGATGTAATTCCTGGTGGAGTATATTCTATGACCCTGGCATCAGGTTTTTACGACGATTTTATTTTCCAAAACGACTGGATCGTGTCCGGAACATCCGATGTTGGTGTTTGGGAAAAGATGAGCCATTTGGCACAAATTCCGGTCCCTTCCAATCAAATCCTGAATTAG
- a CDS encoding SRPBCC domain-containing protein, whose protein sequence is MKNKTISQKVTFDTSPEVLYDMLMQEKKHAAFTGAEAKITNRIGGKFSAWDNYITGKNILLEKGKKIVQEWWCADLPDGHITIITFSFSVIKKNSTQLEFMQTNVPPDQYEALAKGWQDFYWTPMKEYLAEL, encoded by the coding sequence ATGAAAAACAAAACTATCAGTCAAAAAGTAACATTTGATACCTCACCGGAAGTATTATACGATATGCTCATGCAGGAAAAAAAACATGCCGCTTTTACAGGAGCGGAAGCCAAAATTACCAATCGTATCGGAGGGAAATTTTCTGCCTGGGATAACTATATTACTGGCAAAAATATTTTGTTGGAAAAAGGAAAAAAGATAGTGCAGGAATGGTGGTGTGCCGATTTGCCTGATGGGCATATAACCATTATTACCTTTTCATTTTCAGTTATCAAAAAGAACAGCACTCAATTGGAGTTTATGCAAACCAATGTACCACCCGATCAATATGAAGCTCTGGCCAAGGGTTGGCAAGATTTTTACTGGACTCCCATGAAAGAATACTTGGCAGAATTGTAA
- a CDS encoding DUF2911 domain-containing protein, whose protein sequence is MIKIIRLGLILLIWNSLGNKLSAQLTLPPSGDNQKSIVTQYMGMVGITINYSSPDVHGLNGEDRTGHIWGELVPYGLSNQQFGLSTDANPSPWRGGANENTTINFTHDILVEGKKLKAGIYGLHFIPGAEEWTVIFSSNSTSWGSFFYEVKDDVLRVKVKPEKNNYHEWLNYEFIDRQPSSCIVAMEWENLKVPVKFSVEDIVELYINTMRNELKGETGFDYMAWVNAANYCVQNNRNLNEALTWANYAIEEPFFGRKNFTSYSCKAGVLRALGKVAQSDSIMLVAINDPTASMMDIHYYARGLQVQKRNKEALEIFLINYKKYPKDYVTNLGLARGYSANGDYSNALKYAKSGLALDPNPQVKQTLEDAIKKLEMKQDFN, encoded by the coding sequence ATGATTAAAATTATACGATTAGGATTAATTCTTTTAATCTGGAATTCCCTGGGTAATAAATTATCCGCGCAACTTACACTACCACCAAGCGGCGATAATCAAAAATCAATTGTGACCCAATATATGGGGATGGTTGGAATTACCATCAATTATTCGTCGCCGGATGTACATGGACTTAATGGCGAAGACAGAACCGGACATATTTGGGGTGAATTAGTGCCTTATGGTTTATCGAATCAGCAATTCGGATTATCAACCGATGCAAATCCTTCCCCTTGGCGTGGAGGTGCGAATGAAAATACAACTATTAATTTCACACATGATATTCTTGTAGAGGGAAAAAAATTAAAGGCAGGTATTTATGGATTACATTTTATTCCTGGCGCCGAAGAATGGACAGTGATATTTTCATCTAATTCCACTTCGTGGGGAAGTTTTTTTTATGAGGTTAAAGATGATGTTTTACGTGTAAAGGTTAAACCCGAAAAAAATAATTATCATGAATGGCTTAACTATGAATTTATCGACAGGCAACCATCAAGTTGTATTGTTGCAATGGAATGGGAAAATTTAAAAGTGCCAGTAAAATTTTCTGTGGAAGATATTGTTGAATTATATATCAACACCATGCGCAACGAATTAAAAGGAGAAACAGGTTTTGATTATATGGCATGGGTGAATGCTGCAAATTATTGTGTGCAAAATAACAGAAATCTCAATGAAGCATTAACCTGGGCGAATTATGCAATTGAGGAACCCTTTTTCGGAAGGAAAAATTTTACCAGTTATTCATGTAAGGCCGGAGTATTAAGGGCTTTAGGAAAAGTTGCACAGAGTGATAGCATTATGTTGGTTGCCATTAATGATCCAACCGCATCTATGATGGACATTCATTATTATGCAAGAGGATTGCAGGTGCAGAAAAGAAATAAGGAAGCACTGGAAATATTTTTGATCAATTATAAAAAATATCCTAAAGATTATGTTACGAATCTCGGACTAGCAAGAGGATATTCTGCAAATGGTGATTATTCCAATGCCCTTAAATATGCAAAATCAGGTTTGGCATTGGATCCAAATCCTCAGGTAAAACAAACATTGGAGGATGCTATTAAAAAATTGGAGATGAAACAGGATTTTAATTAA
- a CDS encoding T9SS type A sorting domain-containing protein yields the protein MNFIGAARDNFFTYNTQQNFLGGVPTDFMTPTDKQDQLELGVVPLCTTAIVDNHYAPRITYHDMTLVKEIFNGDYQYLKTTTTMYSGNPNLPPTVFIMPSENKILVAYTNVRPTTQTYYLDPNEVTEFYGDLNVSLNDNPISIYYIKADQLYSSSGKCSIFDINNFYNTCSDSYLNRFEITSTSSETNTGTCSGGWGVTDGVCVKVPANSIGYFIIDVEPYMRLGAPEDMFKIYPNPSSTYFTLLNENPEFNTEEDVKIDVYSAAGAFQKSSVIKVGDQVDISDLPVGVYLLQLSQNNIQVEYEVLVKMK from the coding sequence ATGAACTTTATTGGAGCTGCAAGGGACAATTTTTTTACCTATAATACCCAACAGAATTTCCTGGGAGGCGTACCCACCGATTTTATGACACCAACAGATAAACAGGACCAGCTTGAATTAGGTGTAGTGCCACTTTGCACAACAGCAATCGTGGACAACCATTATGCACCCAGAATTACCTATCACGATATGACCCTTGTCAAAGAAATATTTAATGGTGATTATCAGTATCTAAAAACAACCACAACTATGTACAGCGGCAACCCAAATTTGCCTCCAACTGTATTTATTATGCCGAGCGAAAATAAAATATTGGTAGCATACACTAATGTTCGTCCTACTACACAAACATATTATTTGGATCCGAATGAGGTGACTGAGTTTTATGGCGATCTTAATGTTTCCCTAAACGATAACCCTATTAGTATTTATTACATAAAAGCCGATCAATTATATTCCTCTTCGGGCAAATGCAGTATATTTGATATTAATAATTTTTATAATACTTGTAGCGACAGCTATCTTAACCGCTTTGAAATTACTTCCACTTCTTCCGAAACGAATACCGGTACCTGTTCAGGAGGCTGGGGTGTTACAGATGGAGTATGTGTAAAAGTTCCAGCTAATTCAATCGGATATTTTATAATTGATGTGGAACCTTATATGCGTTTAGGTGCACCAGAAGACATGTTTAAAATTTATCCAAATCCATCCTCCACCTATTTTACTTTATTAAACGAAAATCCCGAGTTTAATACAGAAGAAGATGTAAAAATTGATGTCTACTCCGCTGCCGGTGCATTTCAAAAATCAAGTGTAATTAAAGTTGGAGATCAAGTGGATATTTCTGACCTTCCTGTTGGTGTTTATTTATTGCAGCTTTCGCAAAATAACATACAAGTAGAATATGAGGTACTGGTAAAAATGAAATAA
- a CDS encoding T9SS type A sorting domain-containing protein has translation MNRFFALILIFFVDTDSGIAQAPEIMWQRNYGGTNGDIGSKIIETADKGYIVFGQAASIDFDVTENKGIYDYWIFKLDSNLNIEWQKTIGGSALEYCKSGVITTDSSYLILGYTVSSDGDISNPIGENDIWMVKISQAGELIWDRSYGGIGGEYGECIINTLDGGFIMVGATAGSEDHDVSGNHGSMDFWVVKLDAEANIQWQKCYGGSDYDYGYSITQTSDGEYIVAGKSESDDGDVAENKGFADFWVIKIDSVGTIEWERTYGGTLFDVAYSIKATGDGGCIVVGQTDSNNGDVSGFHGGPTDWWSLKLNNLGGIEWQLALGGSGPEEADIVVNVIDSGYVIAGFTGSNNMDVSGQHGDGDFWVLKINKTGNLIWQKALGCSETDKAFDLIITSDSNVIVIGHNGGINDGDVIGNHGAYDVWIVKLGYCNTVFYADADGDGFGNIDMDSIACNTPMGFVADSSDCDDTNNLIFPTATDICNAIDDNCNGLIDEDATAFHWFMDTDNDGYGNVLNDSVSCFILSGFVLDSTDCDDTNFFINAAATEICNSIDDNCNIDIDEGLIFYTFFVDADGDGFGNADVYLISCFEEVSGYVLDSTDCNDGNNNMYPGAEELCNYLDDDCDGIVDDNLIYMHSFEDADSDNYGNIAADSLSCELPEGFVINNTDCDDTNPDIYPGAEEILNGADDDCNGSIDEGLQTNNILLSQLNIYPNPASEMLFIEYSGNEQCSIEIVNVTGSIIYSDAKLLNPQTINISKFASGAYVIKLQTASGEASVVFVKN, from the coding sequence ATGAATAGGTTTTTCGCCTTAATTCTGATTTTCTTCGTTGACACTGATTCCGGTATAGCTCAAGCTCCCGAAATTATGTGGCAGCGGAATTACGGAGGTACAAACGGTGATATTGGATCTAAAATAATTGAAACTGCAGATAAAGGGTATATTGTTTTTGGTCAGGCAGCCTCAATAGATTTTGATGTAACTGAAAACAAAGGAATTTATGACTATTGGATATTTAAGTTAGATTCTAATCTAAATATTGAGTGGCAAAAAACCATCGGAGGGTCGGCGCTTGAATATTGCAAATCCGGCGTAATTACCACTGATAGTTCCTATTTAATTTTAGGTTATACGGTATCATCGGATGGGGATATTTCCAACCCAATAGGTGAAAACGATATTTGGATGGTAAAGATTTCACAGGCAGGAGAGCTTATATGGGATCGTTCTTATGGTGGAATAGGTGGAGAATATGGAGAATGCATCATTAATACACTCGATGGTGGTTTTATAATGGTAGGTGCAACCGCAGGATCAGAAGATCATGATGTAAGCGGTAATCACGGGAGTATGGATTTTTGGGTAGTTAAGCTGGATGCTGAAGCAAATATACAATGGCAAAAATGTTATGGTGGTTCTGATTATGATTATGGATATTCTATAACTCAAACTTCTGACGGAGAATATATAGTAGCGGGTAAATCCGAATCCGATGACGGAGATGTTGCAGAAAATAAAGGATTTGCCGATTTTTGGGTGATAAAGATTGATTCTGTTGGCACTATAGAATGGGAAAGAACTTATGGAGGAACTCTTTTTGATGTAGCCTACTCAATAAAAGCCACAGGAGATGGAGGATGCATTGTTGTCGGTCAAACTGATTCCAACAATGGAGATGTGTCGGGATTTCATGGTGGACCGACTGATTGGTGGTCTCTGAAATTAAATAATTTAGGCGGAATTGAATGGCAGTTAGCTTTAGGGGGGTCAGGGCCCGAGGAGGCCGATATTGTCGTAAATGTTATTGATTCAGGATACGTTATTGCCGGTTTTACTGGTTCCAATAACATGGATGTTAGTGGCCAGCATGGAGATGGTGATTTTTGGGTTTTGAAAATAAACAAAACCGGTAATTTGATATGGCAAAAGGCTCTCGGTTGTTCAGAGACAGATAAAGCTTTTGATTTAATTATAACATCGGATAGCAATGTTATTGTCATAGGGCATAATGGAGGTATAAATGACGGTGATGTAATTGGAAATCATGGTGCTTATGATGTATGGATCGTAAAACTCGGCTATTGTAATACGGTTTTTTATGCAGATGCAGACGGGGATGGTTTCGGTAATATTGATATGGATTCAATTGCCTGCAATACGCCAATGGGTTTTGTTGCTGACAGTAGTGATTGTGATGATACAAATAATTTGATCTTTCCAACTGCAACAGATATTTGTAATGCCATTGACGATAACTGCAATGGATTAATAGATGAAGATGCAACAGCTTTTCATTGGTTTATGGATACAGATAATGATGGATATGGTAATGTGTTAAATGATTCTGTTTCCTGTTTTATTTTGAGCGGTTTTGTGTTGGATAGTACCGATTGTGATGATACCAATTTTTTTATAAATGCTGCAGCAACGGAAATATGTAATTCAATTGATGATAATTGTAATATAGATATTGATGAGGGTTTAATTTTTTATACTTTTTTTGTTGATGCGGATGGGGATGGATTTGGTAATGCGGATGTGTATTTAATTTCTTGTTTTGAGGAAGTTTCAGGCTATGTTTTGGATTCTACTGATTGTAATGATGGAAATAATAACATGTATCCCGGAGCAGAAGAACTTTGTAATTATCTGGATGATGATTGTGATGGAATTGTGGATGATAATTTAATCTATATGCATTCGTTTGAAGATGCCGATAGCGATAATTACGGCAATATTGCAGCGGATTCACTTAGTTGCGAATTACCGGAAGGTTTTGTAATAAATAATACAGATTGTGATGATACCAATCCTGATATTTATCCCGGAGCTGAAGAAATTTTAAATGGTGCGGATGATGATTGTAATGGATCTATTGATGAAGGTTTGCAAACAAATAATATTCTATTATCGCAATTAAATATTTATCCGAATCCGGCAAGTGAGATGTTATTTATCGAATATTCCGGTAACGAACAATGTTCTATTGAGATCGTAAATGTTACAGGAAGTATTATTTATTCCGATGCTAAACTTTTAAATCCTCAAACGATCAATATCAGTAAATTTGCAAGTGGAGCCTATGTTATAAAGCTACAAACTGCAAGTGGTGAAGCATCTGTTGTGTTTGTGAAGAATTAA
- a CDS encoding S41 family peptidase — protein MNKINISLFALIVIGFQCVYAQQTIMKSETPQELTEAEAMEKFERFLSIVDDRYMDDVDAGKLVEDAIVEVLTKLDPHSVYFTEDELKEANEPLEGNFEGVGIQFNLLNDTIIVVGVISGGPSEKVGLMAGDKIVRINEEEVAGIGMSNKGVTDRLRGKKGTDVTVFIDRKGAKKTLEFKITRDVIPLYSVDAKYMAEPETGYIRVSKFAATTTEEFKLALKELQAQGMQNLILDLRGNGGGYLNAAIDMANEFLPANRLIVYTEGKAYPRQDANSVGDGTMLKGKVIVLIDEGSASASEIVTGALQDWDRALVIGRRSFGKGLVQRSFNLPDGSAMRLTVSRYYTPSGRCIQKSYEDGLEAYHSELGERYRDGELLGDSVYHYPDSLTFYTSGKRVVYGGGGIMPDIYIALDTTWATDYYAEVVGKGIVNQFSLTYVNDNRNALTKEYASAMEFNKEFVLTEKLWQQFFDYAAADSVVKNEADFKLCEDKLATVIKAVIARDLFNFEAYWIVVNSNDEAYLKALSSLKDQTFQNLKIAGK, from the coding sequence ATGAATAAAATAAATATTTCGCTGTTTGCACTGATAGTTATTGGTTTTCAATGTGTTTATGCACAACAAACCATTATGAAATCTGAAACGCCACAGGAGTTGACCGAGGCGGAGGCAATGGAAAAGTTCGAGCGTTTTCTGTCCATAGTTGACGATCGTTATATGGATGATGTGGATGCAGGTAAATTGGTTGAGGACGCCATAGTGGAGGTGCTGACCAAGCTGGACCCGCATTCTGTTTACTTTACCGAGGATGAACTTAAGGAAGCCAACGAGCCTTTGGAGGGCAATTTTGAAGGCGTTGGAATTCAATTCAACCTTTTGAACGACACTATCATCGTAGTTGGGGTTATTTCCGGCGGACCAAGCGAAAAGGTTGGACTTATGGCTGGAGATAAGATAGTTAGGATAAATGAGGAAGAAGTGGCCGGTATTGGGATGTCAAATAAAGGTGTAACCGATCGGTTACGCGGCAAAAAGGGAACCGATGTAACAGTGTTTATCGACCGAAAAGGTGCCAAAAAGACACTTGAGTTTAAAATTACCAGAGATGTAATACCATTATATAGTGTTGATGCGAAATATATGGCTGAACCTGAAACTGGTTACATCCGTGTGAGTAAATTTGCCGCAACTACCACAGAAGAGTTCAAATTGGCACTCAAGGAGTTACAGGCGCAGGGTATGCAAAACCTTATTCTTGATCTTCGCGGAAATGGCGGAGGATATCTGAATGCAGCGATTGATATGGCAAACGAGTTTCTTCCTGCAAACCGACTTATCGTTTATACAGAAGGAAAAGCCTATCCCCGTCAGGATGCAAATTCGGTTGGCGACGGAACTATGTTAAAGGGAAAGGTTATTGTGTTAATTGACGAAGGATCTGCATCTGCGAGTGAGATCGTAACAGGTGCCTTGCAGGATTGGGATCGCGCTTTGGTAATTGGAAGGAGAAGTTTTGGTAAAGGACTGGTTCAGCGTTCATTTAATTTACCTGATGGCTCTGCAATGAGACTTACCGTTTCCCGATATTATACTCCTTCCGGAAGATGTATTCAAAAATCGTATGAGGATGGATTAGAAGCATACCATAGTGAATTAGGTGAACGATATCGCGATGGCGAATTGCTTGGAGATTCCGTTTATCATTATCCCGATTCTCTCACATTTTATACAAGCGGTAAACGTGTTGTATATGGTGGTGGTGGAATTATGCCTGATATTTATATCGCTTTGGATACAACTTGGGCTACCGATTATTATGCTGAAGTTGTTGGAAAAGGAATTGTAAATCAATTTTCATTGACTTATGTAAACGATAACCGAAACGCTCTTACCAAAGAATATGCAAGTGCAATGGAATTCAACAAAGAATTTGTTTTGACAGAAAAATTATGGCAACAATTTTTTGATTATGCCGCGGCTGATAGTGTTGTGAAAAATGAGGCAGATTTTAAATTGTGTGAGGATAAACTTGCAACAGTAATAAAAGCAGTAATTGCCCGCGACCTATTTAATTTTGAAGCGTATTGGATCGTAGTGAATTCAAATGATGAAGCTTATCTTAAAGCGCTGAGTTCATTAAAAGACCAAACATTTCAAAATTTGAAGATAGCAGGGAAATAA
- a CDS encoding DMT family transporter, translating into MISSTFLFALMNVMVKMLEGIPSHEIVLFRSVITLLITLYLMRRKNIAPLGKSHRLIMVGRGVAGSIALLIFFYTIKHLPLATAVTVAYLSPIFTIIFSSVLLREHVNWKQWMFFAISFTGIVFINGIELNEDTSIVLLGVLGASCSGLAYNALRKTAGFVDPLVVVFYLPLITIPVITPFCVQHWVTPHGWEWILLLGVGIVTQFAQLNMTKAYQMEKAGAIANWAYLGVVFALIFGYLIFEEHYDMAAIFGMLIVVAGIIANFLYVNRVTSAKRFKAYFRGFPGL; encoded by the coding sequence ATGATCTCCTCTACATTTCTGTTTGCATTAATGAATGTAATGGTAAAAATGCTGGAAGGAATCCCATCACATGAAATTGTTTTATTCCGGTCGGTTATTACGCTTCTGATTACTTTGTATTTAATGCGGCGCAAGAATATTGCTCCCTTAGGAAAAAGTCATCGCCTGATCATGGTAGGCAGGGGAGTGGCAGGTTCTATAGCTTTATTGATATTTTTTTATACCATAAAACATTTACCTCTTGCAACGGCAGTAACCGTAGCTTATTTATCACCAATTTTCACCATTATTTTTTCTTCTGTTTTATTGCGCGAACATGTAAATTGGAAACAATGGATGTTCTTCGCCATTTCTTTCACGGGAATTGTTTTTATAAATGGCATTGAATTAAATGAAGATACCTCCATAGTTTTATTGGGTGTATTGGGAGCTTCATGTTCTGGTCTTGCCTATAATGCACTTCGAAAAACTGCGGGATTTGTAGACCCGCTGGTTGTTGTTTTTTATTTACCACTAATAACTATTCCTGTGATCACTCCGTTTTGTGTGCAACATTGGGTAACACCACATGGATGGGAATGGATATTACTGCTTGGTGTGGGAATTGTAACTCAATTTGCCCAATTGAATATGACAAAGGCATACCAAATGGAAAAGGCAGGAGCAATTGCAAACTGGGCGTATCTGGGAGTTGTTTTTGCTTTGATATTCGGATATTTGATCTTTGAAGAACACTACGATATGGCTGCTATATTCGGAATGTTGATTGTGGTGGCAGGAATAATCGCCAATTTTTTATATGTGAACAGAGTTACATCTGCGAAAAGGTTTAAGGCGTATTTCAGAGGGTTTCCGGGATTGTGA
- a CDS encoding phosphoribosylformylglycinamidine cyclo-ligase: MDQDKYGLRGVSSQKEEVHKAIQHLDKGLFPKAFCKILPDFIGGDAEFCNVMHADTAGTKTALAYIYWKETGDLNVWKGIAQDSLVMNLDDMACVGITDNIIISSTIGRNKSVIPGVVIGAVINGTMDFLQTMQENGVNIHHAGGETADVGDIVRTIDVGITAFGRIKKSELIINDIKPGNVIVALASYGKATYEQEYNGGMGSNGLTSARHDVFSKIYAEKYPESFNPAIPDEVVYTGSKLVTDEISIGKTNTDIGKLVLSPTRTYLPILKTILDQYRKNISGIIHCSGGGQTKVLHFIDDVHIIKNNLLPIPPLFKIIQEESKTDWKEMFRVFNMGHRLEFYTDEKTAEEIIAISKQFKIDAQIIGYVETAQKKSVTIKSDYGVFEY; the protein is encoded by the coding sequence ATGGATCAGGATAAATATGGTTTAAGAGGAGTTTCTTCTCAAAAGGAGGAAGTGCACAAAGCAATTCAACATTTAGATAAAGGATTGTTTCCAAAGGCTTTTTGTAAGATACTACCTGATTTTATTGGAGGAGATGCAGAGTTTTGCAATGTGATGCATGCAGATACCGCAGGCACAAAAACAGCACTGGCTTATATTTACTGGAAAGAAACAGGTGATCTTAATGTTTGGAAAGGCATAGCACAGGATTCTCTTGTGATGAATTTAGACGACATGGCCTGTGTTGGAATTACAGATAATATCATAATCTCTTCCACCATAGGAAGAAATAAAAGTGTTATTCCGGGTGTAGTGATAGGAGCAGTTATAAATGGAACCATGGATTTTTTGCAAACCATGCAGGAAAATGGGGTAAATATTCATCATGCAGGTGGTGAAACAGCAGATGTTGGCGATATTGTAAGAACAATTGATGTTGGAATTACTGCTTTTGGAAGAATAAAAAAAAGTGAACTCATTATTAATGATATAAAACCGGGAAATGTAATTGTTGCACTAGCGAGTTATGGAAAAGCAACCTATGAGCAGGAATATAACGGAGGAATGGGAAGCAATGGACTAACAAGTGCACGCCATGATGTTTTTTCAAAAATATATGCGGAGAAATATCCCGAGAGTTTTAATCCTGCCATTCCTGATGAGGTGGTTTATACAGGAAGTAAACTTGTTACCGACGAAATATCCATTGGAAAAACAAATACAGATATAGGAAAATTAGTGCTCTCTCCCACCCGAACTTATTTACCAATATTAAAAACAATTTTAGATCAGTATAGAAAAAATATTTCAGGTATAATTCATTGCAGTGGTGGCGGACAAACTAAAGTCTTGCATTTTATCGATGATGTGCATATCATCAAAAATAATTTATTACCTATTCCGCCATTATTTAAAATAATTCAGGAAGAATCAAAAACAGACTGGAAAGAAATGTTTCGCGTATTTAATATGGGACATCGCCTCGAATTTTACACCGACGAAAAAACTGCAGAAGAAATTATTGCAATTTCAAAACAATTTAAAATTGATGCACAAATAATTGGATACGTAGAAACTGCTCAGAAAAAAAGTGTTACTATTAAAAGCGATTACGGGGTGTTTGAATATTAA